A window from Caldanaerobius fijiensis DSM 17918 encodes these proteins:
- a CDS encoding GNAT family protein: MATKEKCTKIKVITTNDNINAMRFYQKRGLIWYV, encoded by the coding sequence ATAGCAACTAAAGAAAAATGTACAAAAATAAAAGTGATTACAACAAATGATAATATTAATGCAATGCGTTTTTATCAAAAACGTGGATTGATATGGTACGTTTAA
- a CDS encoding IS110 family transposase, with product MPKTDDFDARVIADCVRFGRVNPTPMPNFKYAALQRLTRFRYHLVQTISSEKSRALNLLYLKFSSYKEDCPFSDVFGSASTSVFDSFTPDEIAVMPMEELVDFVLSHGNNRLSNPEEIAKTLKSAANRAYRLNPDMCDTVSMTLTM from the coding sequence TTGCCTAAAACTGACGATTTTGATGCCAGAGTCATTGCTGATTGTGTCAGATTTGGTAGGGTAAACCCTACTCCCATGCCTAACTTTAAATATGCTGCCCTACAGCGCCTTACTCGCTTTAGATACCACCTGGTACAGACTATATCCAGTGAAAAGAGCAGAGCTTTGAACCTGCTTTATCTCAAGTTCTCTTCATACAAGGAAGACTGTCCTTTTAGCGACGTCTTTGGCTCAGCATCTACTTCTGTTTTTGATTCTTTTACTCCTGATGAGATCGCTGTTATGCCTATGGAGGAACTTGTTGATTTTGTCTTGAGTCATGGCAATAATAGATTGAGCAATCCTGAAGAAATTGCTAAAACACTTAAATCCGCTGCTAACAGGGCATATCGTCTTAATCCTGATATGTGCGATACTGTTAGTATGACTTTGACCATGA